From a single Leptospirillum ferriphilum genomic region:
- a CDS encoding IS1595-like element ISLsp6 family transposase, protein MKKPAFQRCLKSVPTLTSAQRGEMKIAIEQVDNKNLVGGVASLVGTPTCCPHCHHPHIRPCGRASGLKRYRCKGCQRTFSPLTNTALAGLHHKDRWLLYLEGFQWGESVRKAARRCGINQKASFNWRHRFLALPSDLQARQESGIVEADEAWFLRSYKGQRHNLPRESRHRGGHASKRGLSSEQVPVLVVRDRSGATSDAILPKDDHLAIQAVLKPLLAQDAVLCTDGGGKGPFALAARKMGIAHRAVNLSKGIRVLAGVYHVQNVNAYHSRLKGWLLRFHGVATKYLGHYLGWKRLLERFGDYLNSALWLTLAVGQHEVQQCLGT, encoded by the coding sequence ATGAAAAAACCCGCATTCCAACGATGTTTGAAGTCGGTCCCGACCCTGACATCGGCACAAAGAGGAGAAATGAAGATCGCCATTGAACAAGTGGACAACAAAAACCTGGTGGGGGGTGTCGCATCTCTGGTCGGAACCCCTACCTGTTGCCCCCATTGCCACCATCCCCATATTCGACCATGTGGCCGGGCATCCGGGTTGAAACGTTACCGGTGCAAGGGCTGTCAACGTACCTTTAGCCCGCTGACGAACACGGCTTTGGCGGGACTTCACCACAAGGACCGCTGGCTCTTGTATCTGGAGGGGTTCCAGTGGGGAGAGTCGGTCCGAAAGGCCGCCCGGCGCTGTGGCATCAACCAGAAGGCTTCCTTCAACTGGCGCCATCGCTTTCTGGCACTGCCTTCCGATCTCCAGGCCCGTCAGGAAAGCGGGATTGTCGAGGCCGACGAGGCTTGGTTCCTGCGCTCCTACAAGGGGCAACGACACAATCTCCCCAGGGAATCCCGACACCGGGGCGGTCACGCTTCCAAACGAGGGCTTTCCAGTGAACAGGTTCCGGTCCTGGTGGTTCGGGACCGCTCTGGAGCCACATCCGATGCGATTCTTCCCAAGGACGACCACCTTGCGATCCAAGCTGTCCTGAAACCCCTTCTGGCCCAGGATGCGGTTCTTTGCACCGACGGCGGAGGAAAAGGCCCCTTTGCCCTGGCGGCCAGAAAGATGGGCATAGCCCACCGTGCAGTCAACCTGAGCAAAGGGATCCGGGTGCTGGCTGGCGTTTACCACGTCCAGAATGTAAACGCCTACCATTCGCGCCTGAAAGGATGGCTGCTGAGATTTCATGGAGTGGCGACCAAATACCTGGGGCATTATCTCGGTTGGAAACGTCTGCTGGAACGATTCGGTGATTATCTCAACTCCGCCCTGTGGTTGACTTTGGCGGTTGGTCAGCATGAGGTGCAACAATGTTTGGGAACATAG
- a CDS encoding ribbon-helix-helix protein, CopG family: MKKQFCSIRLPEEIFRAIEKIAKKEDRTRSAVIRRIVQEFFFKEETNESKNHPKNNCPGNDIEM; encoded by the coding sequence GTGAAAAAACAGTTTTGTTCGATTCGTCTTCCAGAAGAGATTTTTCGAGCGATCGAGAAAATCGCAAAAAAGGAAGACAGAACGCGGAGTGCAGTCATTAGGCGAATTGTTCAAGAGTTTTTTTTTAAGGAGGAAACGAATGAAAGTAAAAATCATCCGAAGAATAATTGCCCTGGGAACGACATTGAGATGTAA
- a CDS encoding cupin domain-containing protein produces the protein MSQQFKDASEQQFSAIDFLPGSSWSPLAEPVPSGSIHRLKMKAGSTIPPHTHPADEFVILLSGELITGGRKCEEGCFWFTPAGTRQGPHEAVTDIELITIRLGPMGPFES, from the coding sequence ATGAGCCAGCAGTTCAAAGATGCAAGTGAACAGCAATTTTCCGCTATCGATTTTCTTCCCGGAAGTAGCTGGTCCCCCCTGGCTGAGCCGGTCCCGTCTGGTTCGATTCACCGACTCAAAATGAAAGCGGGTTCAACAATTCCCCCTCACACACACCCTGCGGATGAATTTGTCATTCTCCTGTCCGGAGAACTCATCACTGGCGGTCGAAAGTGTGAAGAGGGCTGTTTCTGGTTCACACCAGCGGGTACACGCCAAGGGCCTCATGAAGCAGTTACAGATATTGAATTGATTACAATTCGACTTGGGCCAATGGGACCCTTTGAGTCCTGA